A window of Streptomyces caniferus contains these coding sequences:
- a CDS encoding DUF3311 domain-containing protein translates to MTQPVASPDRRQVVTPTRVVAGVCLIAPFVAMLWVSSYARVEPKLIGIPFFYWYQMAWVLISTVLTMLAYKLVQREQRARKGGVAE, encoded by the coding sequence ATGACGCAGCCAGTCGCATCACCGGATCGCAGACAGGTGGTCACGCCCACGCGCGTGGTGGCCGGGGTCTGCCTGATCGCTCCGTTCGTGGCGATGCTCTGGGTGAGCTCGTACGCCAGGGTCGAGCCGAAGCTCATCGGCATCCCGTTCTTCTACTGGTACCAGATGGCGTGGGTGCTGATCTCGACGGTGCTCACCATGCTCGCGTACAAGCTCGTGCAGCGTGAGCAGCGCGCCCGCAAGGGCGGTGTGGCCGAGTGA